One genomic window of Glycine max cultivar Williams 82 chromosome 16, Glycine_max_v4.0, whole genome shotgun sequence includes the following:
- the LOC100787841 gene encoding putative pentatricopeptide repeat-containing protein At3g49142, giving the protein MNPFHPLTHQFPKLQALVSSIRKSLVSPQNPVLVLELLGKVLDQYPDIKTLKNVHSKVFNLSFHENPSLGIKLMRAYAARGEPGLARNVFDVIPERNVIFYNVMIRSYMNNHLYDDALLVFRDMVSGGFSPDHYTYPCVLKACSCSDNLRIGLQLHGAVFKVGLDLNLFVGNGLIALYGKCGCLPEARCVLDEMQSKDVVSWNSMVAGYAQNMQFDDALDICREMDGVRQKPDACTMASLLPAVTNTSSENVLYVEEMFMNLEKKSLVSWNVMISVYMKNSMPGKSVDLYLQMGKCEVEPDAITCASVLRACGDLSALLLGRRIHEYVERKKLCPNMLLENSLIDMYARCGCLEDAKRVFDRMKFRDVASWTSLISAYGMTGQGYNAVALFTEMQNSGQSPDSIAFVAILSACSHSGLLNEGKFYFKQMTDDYKITPIIEHFACLVDLLGRSGRVDEAYNIIKQMPMKPNERVWGALLSSCRVYSNMDIGILAADKLLQLAPEESGYYVLLSNIYAKAGRWTEVTAIRSLMKRRRIRKMPGISNVELNNQVHTFLAGDTYHPQSKEIYEELSVLVGKMKELGYVPKTDSALHDVEEEDKECHLAVHSEKLAIVFAILNTQESPIRITKNLRVCGDCHIAAKLISKIVQREIVIRDTNRFHHFKDGICSCGDYW; this is encoded by the coding sequence ATGAATCCTTTTCATCCTCTGACTCACCAATTTCCCAAGTTACAAGCCTTGGTTTCATCAATTCGAAAATCGTTGGTGTCCCCACAAAACCCAGTTCTTGTATTGGAGCTTCTGGGCAAAGTGTTAGACCAATACCCAGACATCAAAACCTTGAAAAATGTGCATTCCAAGGTTTTTAATCTTAGTTTTCACGAAAATCCATCTCTGGGGATCAAACTCATGCGGGCTTATGCTGCCCGTGGAGAACCCGGGTTGGCACGCAATGTGTTTGATGTAATTCCTGAGAGGAATGTTATTTTCTATAATGTCATGATCAGAAGCTATATGAATAACCATTTGTACGATGATGCATTGCTTGTTTTTAGGGACATGGTTAGTGGTGGTTTTAGCCCTGATCATTATACATACCCTTGTGTCTTGAAGGCTTGTTCTTGCTCTGACAATTTGAGGATTGGGTTGCAGCTTCATGGAGCTGTGTTTAAGGTTGGGCTTGATTTGAATTTGTTTGTTGGGAATGGTCTTATTGCTTTGTATGGGAAGTGTGGTTGCTTGCCTGAGGCACGGTGTGTTCTTGATGAAATGCAGAGCAAGGATGTTGTTTCATGGAACTCAATGGTTGCTGGCTATGCACAGAATATGCAGTTTGATGATGCATTGGATATTTGCCGAGAAATGGATGGTGTGAGGCAGAAGCCTGATGCTTGTACAATGGCTAGTCTCCTGCCAGCAGTAACTAACACTTCCTCGGAAAATGTTTTGTATGTTGAGGAGATGTTCATGAATTTGGAGAAGAAAAGTTTGGTCTCATGGAATGTCATGATAAGTGTATATATGAAAAACTCAATGCCTGGAAAATCTGTAGATCTATATTTACAAATGGGGAAATGTGAAGTGGAACCAGATGCAATCACTTGTGCTAGTGTTCTTCGAGCGTGTGGGGATCTTTCAGCTTTGTTGTTAGGAAGGAGGATTCATGAATATGTTGAGAGAAAGAAGCTATGTCCAAATATGCTTCTGGAGAATTCACTGATAGATATGTATGCTAGGTGTGGATGTCTAGAAGATGCGAAAAGAGTTTTTGACAGAATGAAGTTTCGTGATGTTGCATCATGGACTTCATTGATATCTGCCTATGGTATGACTGGACAAGGCTATAATGCTGTGGCACTCTTCACGGAAATGCAAAATTCAGGTCAAAGTCCAGATTCTATTGCCTTTGTCGCAATTCTCTCAGCTTGTAGTCATTCAGGATTACTCAATGAAGGAAAGTTTTACTTTAAGCAGATGACAGATGATTACAAAATAACACCAATAATTGAACACTTTGCTTGCTTGGTGGATCTATTAGGAAGATCAGGACGAGTGGATGAGGCCTATAATATCATCAAACAGATGCCAATGAAGCCTAATGAAAGAGTTTGGGGGGCACTGCTTAGTTCGTGTCGGGTGTACTCCAACATGGATATTGGGATTTTAGCTGCTGACAAACTACTTCAGTTGGCTCCTGAGGAATCAGGTTACTATGTGTTGTTATCTAATATTTATGCAAAGGCCGGTAGATGGACAGAAGTAACAGCTATTCGATCACtaatgaagagaagaagaattcgGAAAATGCCCGGCATCAGCAATGTTGAGCTGAATAACCAGGTCCACACCTTTCTTGCAGGTGATACGTACCACCCACAGTCAAAAGAGATATATGAAGAGTTAAGTGTGCTGGTGGGGAAGATGAAAGAGTTAGGTTATGTGCCCAAGACTGATTCTGCCCTTCATGATGTGGAAGAGGAGGATAAAGAATGCCATCTAGCTGTTCATAGCGAGAAGTTAGCTATTGTCTTTGCTATTTTGAATACCCAAGAATCTCCAATCAGAATTACCAAAAACCTCCGTGTTTGTGGAGATTGTCATATTGCTGCCAAGCTTATCTCCAAGATAGTTCAACGTGAAATTGTCATCAGGGACACCAATCGATTCCATCATTTTAAGGATGGTATATGCTCTTGTGGTGATTATTGGTGA
- the LOC100814763 gene encoding uncharacterized protein produces MSMSMSMSTLPSSTFANSNLSLSTSLSSQKLPLFHTLQAKSLPLPFPHLRIQTPPPYLPPPLCKSPEGAEAEAAPPEEDEWLQKLPEKSKPLYSHSLPCIEAWLRNLGFCQNNEDRALWVVHKPDWHAELFLDLTDLYIRYLKSGPGNLEKNMERRFSYALSREDIENAVLGGP; encoded by the exons ATGTCCATGTCCATGTCCATGTCCACACTTCCCTCCTCAACCTTCGCAAACTCCAATCTCTCCCTCTCTACCTCCTTATCCTCACAAAAGCTCCCACTTTTTCACACCCTTCAAGCCAAATCCCTTCCCCTCCCCTTTCCTCATCTGAGAATTCAAACCCCACCACCATACCTTCCCCCACCTCTCTGCAAGTCCCCGGAGGGCGCAGAGGCGGAGGCCGCGCCCCCGGAGGAAGATGAGTGGCTGCAGAAGCTTCCGGAGAAGTCCAAGCCACTCTACTCCCACAGCCTCCCCTGCATTGAGGCCTGGCTCAGGAACCTTGGCTTCTGCCAGAACAATGAGGACAGGGCCCTCTGGGTCGTTCACAAGCCAGATTGGCATGCCGAGCTCTTCCTAGACCTTACTGATCTATACATAAG GTATTTGAAGAGTGGACCTGggaatcttgaaaaaaatatggaGAGGAGGTTTAGTTATGCTTTAAGCAGAGAAGACATTGAGAATGCAGTACTTGGAGGACCATAG